The following DNA comes from Verrucomicrobiia bacterium.
ATTTAGTTGGTGGAATCGTCCGCCTCGACGGCTGAGGTTGATTTTCCGGCGATCTTTGCGAGATCTCCCATCGCTTCCGAGAAGGCGATCACGGGCACGTCCTGATAGGCTAGCAGGCGGGCGTCGTCTGCATCGCTGGGCTCGTCATAAACATAGCTGCCGATTTGCACGCTGCCGTGCTTCACGAAGAAGACCTTGCCGAGAGTGATCTCTGAGTACATATCGATGCCCACGTACATCCCTTCCGTTTCCACGAACACATCCACGCCCGTCGCCGGAAAACTTTTCAGATAGTAATTGATGCAACCCGCATCGCAGACGGAGCCGCGCGCCCAGCCAAGGCGTTCGGCGCGGCCCTTGAACGTGATGCCGTTCAGTTTGGTGTTGAGCACTTCATCGCCGAATTTGGTTTTCTCTGTGCCGGTCGCGACCTTGATGACAGGCCGTTCCATCTGCGCAAAGGGCGGGACCACCTCATAGTCCGCCAGGTGCGTGATCCATTGCTGGCGCAGTGCGGCGTCGAGTTCGAGCGGATGCACCACACCCACCTGGCCGCCGTTGGGCAGCTTCACCGCTTCATCCTGGGCGTCTGTCGCCGAATGATCCTCCAGGATGCGGAACGTGCCGGTGAGTTTGCCGGTGTCATCATACGTCGCCCACACGAGCCTTTGTGCGAAGGGCAGTAGCAGGGGATGCTGGAGGTAAAGCTCCTGCCAGCGTTTCATCGGCCAGCGGAATTGGCGCACCATCAGGGTCTCCATCCGCAGCAACTGCGATTTCACCGCTTCCTTCAGGCTGGCCGTCATCTCCTTGAACTCCGCCTTCAATTCCGCCGGGATGCTGTCCGGCAGCTTGGCGACCTTCTTGTTCGTCGCCACATCGCGAAAGGCGAGTTTGAAATCCTCGGTGATGCGCACCTCCACGGTCGCCTTCCCGGTCGCGATGAGTCGGGGCTGTCCCGGTGGGAACCCCAGCCAGGGCACGACCAGATCGCCCAATTCCTCAACGGTCAGGCCTCGGGCCTGGGCCGCCTCGGCGAACGCTTCGCTGGCCGCCTTGCCGATATTCTTGTTCTTGGCGCGATACCGGATGGCCATGGCGTCCACGGCAAGCAGTGCGGAATCCGAACCCATCAAGGCGAGGGATTGCACGGCATACTCGGCGAGCTTGCCCCGCATGTTGTCCGCCCATTCCTTGGTCTGGCGGGTGAGGACGGGCACGAGGCGGTCATCGCCGACGATCGCTGCGAAGGCCATCGTCCAGCGGTCATCCGCATCTCCTTTTGAGGCGAAGAAGGCTTGTACCACCGCGAGGGCTAGGTCCCCCGAGGTCTTGCGATCGATCTGCTGGTAGAGCGGCTTGGCCTCGATGTCTGCGCGCATCTCCTTCACGCGTGATTGCCGGTACAGCAGATACAGCAGCGAATCCACCGGCAGGGTCGAGCCGTCGCGCAGACGCGGCATGGGCAGCTTCTTTGGGTCCAGCCATGGCACCGGAGAATCCTTGACCTTCTGGAGGGTTTTTTGGATCCGTTCCGCAAACTCCTTCGGGCTCAGGGCCACTGTCCCGCCTTGTAATTTTTCCAGCGCGAGCAGGATCGCGTCCCGGACGTTGTCATCCTCTTCAGTATCTAACCGCGTCTTCAACGCCGCTGCCGCCGCGGGTGTTCCGATCGCCTTTAACCATGCCACGGCTGCGATCCGCGCATCTGCCCGGCGAATCGCCCACAATTCCTTGGTCTTCGGCAGGCGGGATTCACCCAGTTTCGCCAGCGTCACGGCCGCCGCTTCGCGCACCGGCTTTGATTTGTGGGCCAGCAAGGGCCAGAGATCGTTTTCCATCGCTTCGAGCGCGATGTCTCCGCTCAAGCGAACCGCCCGGGACAAGACCGAGCCGTCCTCCTCGGCAAACAGAATCCGTAAGTTCTTGGCGATTGCTTCGGTGTCTTCGGAGGACTTGATTCCTGCCCAGAATTTCAGTGCCTTCAATTGCACTTCTGGTTGTGAGGTGGCGAAACACGAATCCAGCAGAGGGATGGCATCGCGTCCTAAGGTTTGGACGGCGATCTCCAGGTTCTCGATCTTGTAGTCGCTTTGGAAACGGATATGCCATGCACCGCTGAGTTCCAGGGCGAAGTATCTCTGGAGTAATGGGAACTGGGCGCGGGCGCGATGTCGGGCGAGCCATGCGCCCGATTGGCGGGATTGTTCTCCTAGATTGACCTGTCTGCGTGAATCAACGGCCACCAATTGGGTGACAGCCAGCTTTTCCATCGCGGCCACGAACCGTTCCGGAGCGGCAGTGTGCAACCGTTTGCCGATCTCAAAACGGGAATCCCAAAGAGTCAGTCTCTCAAAGGCAGTGGCGGAGACTTCAAGAAACATCGATGGCGCGAGCTCCATCGGCCAGATCCAAACATTGAAATGCAACTCTGGGAAAACATCGGCTGTCTTCAATCGTTCGAGCTGTTGCAACCACCGGTTCGGTGCGTGGGTTGAAAAGAGCAGTGCGATCACCGACGAATCAATACCGTTGGTGCAGTGATCCCTGAGTAGATGTTCCAGAACGCCGTCGTCCACCTGGAGCAGATGACGTCCGGCAGCGGTGGTGGAGCGGTCTGTCAGGTCTAGCAGACGGACATGCCGGATAAGTTCGGAGGCGAGCCGTTTAGAGGGACAGCCCAATTCAACCGCCACAGCTTGAGCCCGGTGGAATACCTCGGCATCGGCAGGGTTGTGGGTGGTGACGTGGCCGATCCAACTGCCGATCGCGCCCGGGTGATCAAGCTTCAGGCAGGCAGTGAGAAAACGTTTGCCCGATTCATCGAGCGTCGCCGGATGGCCAAGCGCAAGCAGAAGTTCTCCGGGAAGCCACGCTGTGGTCTCAAGTTTCGGGATTTTCTTCAGGTGGGATTCATCGCCTGAAAGAATGAATTGTTTCCATGCCGGGTTCGCCCACTCCTTGTGCCACGCCTTGGTTGCCAGTTCATCCAATGCCTTGATGATCGCTGCCATAAGATAAAGACCTTCCTGCCTTTTGTGTGATGCGATTTCTGTTTTGAAATACCAGCAATCAGTTTACGGCGCGACAACTAAGTGATGAAGGATTGGTTAATTTTTAAGCATAGGAGAAAAGCCAGGTTTGCGGTTCCAGCTCCAGATGAGTTTTTTTAGAGGATTGCGGGAAGGCGGTGACGGTGCTTGGGGGAAGAAAGTTACGAATCCTTGGGCTTGCCTCGCATCATATAGCAGAAGAAATCCCAGAGACCAGCAAAGCGATACTTCCCATCCACATACTTCTCGATGACGTAGAAGGCGAAGTAGTAGAAGCGGCAGAAGCACCAGATAGTGAGCACAAGGAAGAGCGCGGTTTTCCACGTGGGATGTTCCAGCCAGAGCAGCACGGCGGAGAAGATGCCGACGAGGAGAAACAGAATGCCTTTGAACTTGATCCAGAAGGGGCTCGTCAGGTCTTTCATGACTGAAGACAACATGCCGTATTTCTCCAAAGGAACCAACAATTTGTAAGGGGCACTTGCCGAAAAGATGTTAAATTACCGGCATGAGTATGGAGCAAATGGCGGGTTTGGCACTGGCGCTGGTCATCATGGCCATCGGCATGCTGGGCAGTATTCTACCAGGATTGCCGAGCACACCCATCGTGTTCTTGGCGGCGGTCGGTCATCGGCTTTATTTCAAGGACACCGGTCCGGGCGGCATCGTGCTCACGCTCATGCTGGGTGTGATGCTGCTCTCCATGGTCATGGATTATCTGGCCACGATGTATGGTGCTAAGAAATTGGGAGCGACCAAACGTGGTGTCATCGGCGCGATGATTGGTGCGCTGGTCGGAATCTTCTTTAATCTGCCAGGATTGATTCTCGGCCCCTTCATCGGTGCGTTCGCGTTTGAGATGAGCGGTGGGCGCGAGACTCGTGAAGCGGCGAAAGCGGGTGCGGGCGCGACGCTCGGCTTGTTCGCAGGTGCGATAGGGAAACTGGCGTGCTGCATTGCGATGATCGGTATGTTCGTCGTTAATGTGCTGTATCGCAGTTTGAGTGCTTCGTAAGCTGTTTCTCTTTAAAACAAAACGCGCTCCGATCTGGAGCGCGTTTTCATTTCTAAAAAAAGATAAGGAAACCTTAGAACTTCACCAGCTTCTCCAGTTCCTTCACGCGATCGGCGATCTGTTTCTTCGTCACCGTCGTGGTCTTCTTCACGCCGAAACCTTCGCAGCAGAAGGACGCCACCACGCTACCGTGGATGATCGCCTTGCGGAGGTTCGTGTCCACCGAGCCCTTGCTCGTGGCGAGATAGCCGATCATACCACCGACGAAGGAATCACCGGCACCCGTCGGGTCGACGACCTTGTTCAGCGGATATGCCGGAGCCACGAACATGCCTTTCGGACCGGAGAGAATCGCGCCGTGCTCGCCCTTTTTCACGATGACGTATTTCGGGCCGAGCTTATGGATTTT
Coding sequences within:
- a CDS encoding DUF4132 domain-containing protein produces the protein MAAIIKALDELATKAWHKEWANPAWKQFILSGDESHLKKIPKLETTAWLPGELLLALGHPATLDESGKRFLTACLKLDHPGAIGSWIGHVTTHNPADAEVFHRAQAVAVELGCPSKRLASELIRHVRLLDLTDRSTTAAGRHLLQVDDGVLEHLLRDHCTNGIDSSVIALLFSTHAPNRWLQQLERLKTADVFPELHFNVWIWPMELAPSMFLEVSATAFERLTLWDSRFEIGKRLHTAAPERFVAAMEKLAVTQLVAVDSRRQVNLGEQSRQSGAWLARHRARAQFPLLQRYFALELSGAWHIRFQSDYKIENLEIAVQTLGRDAIPLLDSCFATSQPEVQLKALKFWAGIKSSEDTEAIAKNLRILFAEEDGSVLSRAVRLSGDIALEAMENDLWPLLAHKSKPVREAAAVTLAKLGESRLPKTKELWAIRRADARIAAVAWLKAIGTPAAAAALKTRLDTEEDDNVRDAILLALEKLQGGTVALSPKEFAERIQKTLQKVKDSPVPWLDPKKLPMPRLRDGSTLPVDSLLYLLYRQSRVKEMRADIEAKPLYQQIDRKTSGDLALAVVQAFFASKGDADDRWTMAFAAIVGDDRLVPVLTRQTKEWADNMRGKLAEYAVQSLALMGSDSALLAVDAMAIRYRAKNKNIGKAASEAFAEAAQARGLTVEELGDLVVPWLGFPPGQPRLIATGKATVEVRITEDFKLAFRDVATNKKVAKLPDSIPAELKAEFKEMTASLKEAVKSQLLRMETLMVRQFRWPMKRWQELYLQHPLLLPFAQRLVWATYDDTGKLTGTFRILEDHSATDAQDEAVKLPNGGQVGVVHPLELDAALRQQWITHLADYEVVPPFAQMERPVIKVATGTEKTKFGDEVLNTKLNGITFKGRAERLGWARGSVCDAGCINYYLKSFPATGVDVFVETEGMYVGIDMYSEITLGKVFFVKHGSVQIGSYVYDEPSDADDARLLAYQDVPVIAFSEAMGDLAKIAGKSTSAVEADDSTN
- a CDS encoding DUF456 domain-containing protein; this translates as MSMEQMAGLALALVIMAIGMLGSILPGLPSTPIVFLAAVGHRLYFKDTGPGGIVLTLMLGVMLLSMVMDYLATMYGAKKLGATKRGVIGAMIGALVGIFFNLPGLILGPFIGAFAFEMSGGRETREAAKAGAGATLGLFAGAIGKLACCIAMIGMFVVNVLYRSLSAS